The window AAGATGCAGGAATTTAGTATATTTATTGCACCTTTATTATTTATGTTTTTAGGGATTGTAACTTATTTAGAATCAGACTTACCGCATCGAAGATTAGGGTATCACCTGTTATCTGTGAAACAAACGATCGAAACGTGGAAAGTGGCTAACAAGTTTGCGGCTAAATTATTATTAATTGTAGGTGGAATTTTATTAGTAGTTGGCGTGTTTTTAAATTCTTATTTTAGAATGTTAGCTACTTGGGAGTTAGTTATTATTAATCTCGTTGAAATTGTGATCATGGGATTATTAGTGGTTGGTCTAACTGAATGGCGTGTTAAGATTTCATTTGATAAAGAGGGTAATCGTAAGTAATCATGAATGCAAAAATAAAAAATATAAGGCCTACGCTTAATTAGTGTTTAATTAAACGTAGGCCCTTTCTCTATTTAGGTAAATTGTTTTTCATGACGAAATCATAACCTTTTAAGAAGAGATAAGTTAAAACTGAGATTACCGCAAGTAAGAGTACAAGATTGCTAGCAATATAAGTCATTGCTTGAATAGGTGTAGTTATTGATTCTACTGGCATATCGTCTCCTCCTTTATAATTCAGTATAAGTAAACAGATGATTATTCATACATTTTTGATAGATGATTTTGATTTTTTAGCCTCAAATATCCTAAAAATTAGAAAGAATTATGTTGTTTCTCTATTTGATTTGGTAGATTTCAATATGTTTTTGTAGTATTCTATGAATATTGAGTTTTGATTTTTTTTATAAGCAGGAGGTTTGAAAATGGAGATTAAGGTTGCGTTTTTTGATGTCGATGGGACGATTGTGGATAATCATTCAACACGTGATCAGCTATCCGATATGGATTTAGTTCCAGCTTCAACAATTGAGGCGATTCGTTTATTAAAAGAAAATGGGATTACACCCTTTATTGCGACAGGACGTTCACCTTTTATGATTGAAGATCTATTAGATGGGCTTGGAATTGACAGTTATATTTGTACGAATGGACAATATGCAGTAATGAATCGTGAAGTGATGTATGAAGCACCTTATAGTAGTGAATTGCTTGATAAAATTGTGACGGTAGCTAAAAAGTATCATGTTCCCCTGTTATGGATGCCTACTCATCATTATGTGTTATCAGGAGAAAATCAAGAGGTTTTATTAGAGGCTCTTGATAATATGAATCTTCCTTATCCAATCATTGAAACAGATTTAGAAAAACCAGACTATAAAATTTATCAAATGGTAGCGGGAGTAACAAAAGAAGAGGAGCATATTTTTGAGTCTATTGAAGAGGTACGAGTGGTTCGTTGGCAACCCAATGGAATTGACTTATTACCTAAAGTCGGATCAAAAGCAACGGCAATTGAGGTTATTTTAAACAAACTAGGATTAAAACCGGAAAATGCGATTGCTTTTGGAGATGGCTTAAATGACATTGAAATGTTACAAAAAGTAGGATGTGGCGTTGCGATGGGAAATGCTCATGAAGAATTAAAAAAACATGCCAATTATGTAGCTAAGCCAGTTTATGAAGATGGAATTTATAAAGCATGCAAAGAATTAGGATTAATTTAGCGAATGAATGCTAATGTAGATAACTGATTAAGATCATTTTACAATTAGATAAAGAATCAAGTCATCCTAACTTTTAAAGAAGTTTCTACAATAATTTGACGGTATCCCCATGAATTCTACATATTATTGCTGTATGATAGATAAGGATTAAGTTTAAGAATAGGCAAGAACTCGTTGCCTTTATTTATATTGGGAGAGTATGTTTAAAACCATCACTAAAAAACTGTTATCTAATCAGATAACAGTTTTTTCTTTTTTATTTTAAATGGTCGATGACATCAAGTAATGAATCCACGACTTTAGTTGTTTTTAAAACAAATTCTTCTTCTGGATATTTCATATCAGGAACACAAATGACATCGATATTTCCAGCATGTGCAGCCATAATTCCAGCTTCACTATCTTCTAAAACTAAAGCCTCACAAGGATCAACCCCTAATTTCTCGCAAGCCGTTAAGAAAATTTCTGGATTAGGTTTTCCACAAGTCACTTCATCACCACAAATCGTATCATCAAAGTAGTGATGAAGATTAGCAGCTTTTAAAATCATATCTGCTCGCTGACGAGAACTACTTGTAGCAACAATTGTTTTATACCCACGTTCCTTTAAGAAAGTTAGTAGTTCGATGATTCCTTTTTTTAACGGAACTTCTTGTTGCAGTCGATGATCTAAAGAAACATGAACGTCATCCCAAACAGAATCGATTGGAAAGCTGTCTCCAAAATGATCTAACAATACTTGATAAATCCCAGTTTTATTTTTTCCAAGACAACGACGGTAAATATCTTCATTAAATTCATAATTTAATTGCTTCAATTTAAGGCAGTATTCTTCAAATGTGACGCGTTCACTATCAATTAATAATCCATCCATGTCAAAAATTATAGCTTTTTTCATTCTCATCCCTCTTTTTTTATCTAAGTTATGTTTGCATTATAACAACCTAACTGATAGTATGCAATGATCTAGGCAATCATGTTATTTTCATCTATGAATAGCTTATTTTTAAATTTGCTCTAAATAAATTTCTAAAAGACCTTAAATCAACAGTTTGTGGGAAATTTTAGATATTTGCTTATTTATTTTTTGATTTGTGATACAATATTTTACGTCGTTGTTTAGCGAAACAAATGAACAATATACGTTTTATAAGATTAATGATGAGTGACAGATAATCAAGTCAGTAGTTTTTTACAAAAAGTTACTGATGCTTGCATACATGAGGAGGACCTTTTGATGGAACAACAATTTATGAATAAGTTATACCAACAGATTGCTAAGCAATTAAATATTACGACTAATCAAATTAATGCGGTTTTAAAGTTACTTGAAGAAGGATCAACAGTTCCATTCATTGCTCGTTATCGTAAAGAGGTAACAGGAGCATTAGACGAAGAACAAATTCGAGAGATCTCGAAAACGTATGAGTATGGTGTAAACTTACAACAACGTAAAGACGATGTTATTCGTTTAATTGATGAAAAGGGAATGTTAACACCTGAGTTAAAAAATCAAATTTTAAAAGCTGAAAAATTAACAGAGATTGAAGATTTATACCGTCCATTCAAAGAGAAGAAGAAAACACGTGCCACCATGGCAAAGGCGAAGGGGTTAGAACCGTTAGCGCAGTATTTATTGACATATCCAACTGAAAGCCTTGAAAGCGAAGTTTCTAAATATATCAATGATGAAGTTTTAAGTGTTGATGAGGCTTTACAAGGGGCGCGTGATATTATCGCTGAAACGATTGCCGATAACGCTGATTATCGTAAATGGATTCGTGAATATATGACGAAAAAAGGTGAGATTCAATCTAAAGTTCGTGATGAATCATTAGATGAGCGTAAAGTTTATGAACAGTATTATGAATATAGTGAACCTATTTCACGCATTGTTCCTCACCGAGTGCTTGCGATGAATCGTGGAGAATCAGAGAAAATTTTACGTATTTCTATTTTAGATGATGCAGAAGGGGTGCATCGTTACTTAATTAAACAGGTAATTTGTGTTCATGAAGTAACAGAAGCGACAAAACAAGTGAAATTAGCGATTGAAGATGCTTATAAACGTTTAATTAAACCATCGATTGAACGTGAAATTCGTGCTCATTTAAAAGAAATCGCTGAAAATCAAGCCATTCATATTTTCTCAGAAAATGTGCGTCAGTTATTATTACAGCCACCGATGAAAGGAAAAGTAGTATTAGGGGTAGACCCAGCGTTTCGTACGGGATGTAAGTTAGCTGTTGTTGATGAAACAGGGAAAGTTTTAGATATCGATGTAATCTATCCACATGAAAAATCTAAAGGTTCAACGGCTGATCCTAAGTTAGTGGCGGCAGCTCGTGCAAAGGTGATTGATAAAATTAATCAGTATCAAGTTGAGATTGTTTCTATCGGAAATGGAACGGCTTCACGCGAGACAGAAAGCTTTATCGTTGATGTTTTAAAAGAAATTAAACATCCGATTTATTATATTATTACAAATGAGGCAGGGGCATCCGTTTATTCTGCTTCAGAATTAGCTCGAAAAGAATTTCCTGATTTACAAGTAGAAGAACGCTCAGCAGTATCTATCGCACGTCGCTTACAAGATCCATTAGCTGAATTAGTTAAGATTGATCCAAAGTCGATTGGAGTTGGGCAGTATCAGCATGATGTGACGCAATCTAAGTTAAATGATTCATTAAACTTTGTTGTTGAAACAACGGTGAACCAGGTAGGGGTTAATGTTAATACGGCATCACCTGCGTTATTAAAGTATGTAGCGGGACTTTCAACAACCATTGCGAATAACATTGTTAAACATCGTGATGAAGTTGGAAAGTTTACTAAACGTGAAGAATTAAAGAAAGTAGCTCGTTTAGGAGCTAAAACATATGAGCAAGCAATTGGGTTCTTACGTATCATTGATGGAGTGAATCCACTTGATAAAACAGGGATTCACCCAGAAAGTTATCAAGTTGCAGAACAAGTGCTTGAAACACTAGGATTTAATAAAGATGATTTAGGAACACCTGAATTAAAGTCCGCGATTGAAAAAGTAAATCGTGAGAATTTAGTTCAAAGTTTAGGAGTAGGGGAACATACGTTAAATGATATTTTAGATGCCTTCATTGCTCCAAATCGCGATCCTCGTGATGATATTGAAGCCCCCCTTTTACGTTCAGATGTTTTAAAACTAGAAGATTTAAAACCAGGAATGGAATTACAAGGAACAGTTCGTAACGTTGTAGACTTTGGAGTCTTTGTTGACTGTGGAGTGAAAGAAGATGGACTTGTTCACTTATCAAAAATGCGCAAGCAATTCGTTAAACATCCAATGGATGTTGTCTCAGTTGGGGATATCGTTAAAGTGTGGGTAGACTCAGTTGATTTACAACGTAAACGATTAGCTCTAACTATGATTGCTCCAGAAGCAAAATAACAAACAAAGAGGGACTATGTCTAACTAGACGTAATCCCTCTTTGTTTATTTACTGCACCTTAGTTTTAGATTCATTCGAATGAGTTTTGATATAAATTTTTAAACATTTAATTAATAGAATGAGTGAGTAAATAACTAAGAAGTAAATCATCAAGTTTAATAGATTAGGTAATCTAAATAAGATGTAAGAAAAAAAGCTTACCACAACGTTTGTTTCACCTAATAGTTCCATGTTATCCTTCTCCTTTCTTTAGTGATAGTATATCATGTAAATGGTAAAAAATGTTATAATATCGATGTAGCGGTAAGGTATTTTTTAATCATGAGAGGAGAGTTTGATGAGTTATTTTAACTTCATTGCTTCAGATTATGAAATGCCAGATGTGGATAATACAGAAATACCGATGAATAATTTGGTATATATATTTACTAAAATTGAAATAAATAATACAATAGGTCTATAAAAAGAACCCGAAAGGATGTTACGATCATGTCAAAAGTATTAGCAAAAGTTAAAGATTATGCTATCACTGAAGAAATGTTAAATGAAACAGTTGAAGCATTACGTACTCAACAACATATCAATATTACAACAGATGAGCAAAAACAAGATTTATTAGATGAGTTAATTGCACGCCAATTAGTCGTTGAAGATGCGATTGAATCAGGATTAACACAAACAGAAGAATTCCAAAAATTATATCGCGAATTTGTTTTCCAACACAGTATCGGACAAATGTTTAAAACAATTACTGTAACAGATGAAGAGTGTGAAGCGTATTACAATGAAAATAAAGATCAATTCAAAGAAGAAATGATTCGTGCGGCACACATTTTAGTAGATGAAGAAGAGCAAGCTAAAGAGTTATTAGCAGCGATTGAAAATGGAGCAGACTTCCACGAGTTAGCAAGTGTTAATTCAAAATGTCCATCTGGATCACGTGGTGGAGATTTAGGAGATTTCGGTCGTGGACAAATGGTTCCTGAATTCGAACAAGCAGCATTTGCTTTAAATATCGGTGAAATTTCAGGAGTTGTTAAAACACAATTCGGATATCACTTAATTAAGTTATTAGATAAAAAAGATGTTCTTCCATTTGCAGATGTAAAAGGACAAATTCAACAATACTTAACATCTAAAAAACAAAACGAAATGTACTCTAACTTCACACAAGGGTTAAAGTCTAAATATACTGTCGAAAAAGCTTAATAAAAATAGTTTGCTTTTCAAATGAAAAAGACAAAAAACTGTTTACTTTGCTATTCAAAGTATTTATAATAATAGTATAGTTAGATGAAGGAGGAAGTCAAAATGGTATTTGATCGCGTTAAAGAAATTATTGTAGATGAATTAGGTGTAGATGAGGAAAAAGTAACAATTGAATCAACGTTAGAAGATTTAGGAGCTGACTCATTAGACGCTGTAGAATTAATCATGGCATTAGAGGAAGAATACGATTTAGAAATCGCTGAAGAAGATGCAAAATCAATGAAAAGCGTAAAAAATATCGTTGAATATATTGAAGCCCAACAATAATTTGAGCTATTAACTAGGAGAGTGATCATATCGTTCTCCTAGTTTTTTTAATCTTTTAGAATGCGGTCATAAAAAATTTAAATTCCTGTGGATAAATGTTATAATTAGGTGCGAGATTAACAACCTATTAATGGAATAGAGAAATTAAAATTCGGAGGTGAAGTGTGGATGGATCGTTCGAGAAAAGTGATTAATGATTTATTAACAGATGTTTTTAATCAAATTTTGATTTTAGAAGAACGTAATTTAACAGAAAATGATGCTGTGGATGTGACAATGACAGAAATTCATGTGATTGAGGCAATTCGCAAATGTGAGCCCGCAACGATGGGGACGGTATCTAAACGTTTAATGATTACAATGGGAACATTAACAACTTCTGTGAATCGTTTAGTTGAGAAGGGATATGTGACTCGTAAACGAGATGTTAACGATCGACGTGTCGTTCTACTTGATTTAACAGAAAAAGGACAAAAAGTTTTTGAAATCCATGAGCAATTCCATGAAGAATTAGTCAACGCTGCTCTTAAAGATTTAGAGTTTCGTGAAGATCTAGTTCTAGCGTTAGAGAGTATTTGTCGTTTCTTTAAAAAGTTACAAGAAAAGCATCAATAAACATAAAAGTCAGTTTAAGGTAAATAATTACATAAAATTAATAAAGAATCAATTTCAATTATATGGTTTAATATTCATATAAGAGGAGTTGATTTTTTTATGTTTAAATTAAAAACATCAAAACAAGTAATGATGAGTGCTTTATTAATGCTAAGTTTTTTAATGCCTATAAACGTACAAGCGACTGTCAATAATGAATCATTTTCTAATCATTACGATCAATTTTATAGTTGTCATCGTGAAGAATTATCATTTACTCTTTTTTACGGTTATGGTTTTAAAACGAATCAAGTGTTAACTGAATCTGATGTTGATTTAGATCTGATGAGTGATTATGCGCTTTTAGTTAATTTAACAACAAATGAAGTCATTTATGAAAAGAATGCGTATGAACGAACTTATCCTGCTTCATTAACTAAAATGATGACCGTATTAGTTGGAATAGAACATATGAAAGATGAAGAGATTATTATCGATGTAGATTATCAGGCATTGGCAGCAGAGGGGGCTGCGATTGCAGGGTTCTCTAATGGAGAAGTCGTCTCTTACAAAGATCTATTGTATGGAACGATGCTACCATCGGGTGCTGATGCAGCTTTAATGTTAGCTAAAGTAGTGGCTGGTTCTGAAGAAGGATTTGTGGCGCTCATGAATGAAAAAGCAAAACAGTTAGGAATGAAAGATACTCATTTTACTAATGTAGTCGGACTTCATGATGATGAGCATTATTCAACGGCTTGGGATTTAGCCATGTTAGAAAAAGCTGCCTTACATAACGAAATGTTTAGAGAAATATTTTCAGCTAAGTCTTACACGACAGATAGTGCGAATGACTTAACATTTACAAGTCGTATGTTTGATCGAATGGCGTCTCCTATTTTTGATGGGGGTGAGGTGTTAGGTGGAAAAACAGGCTATACAGAAGAAGCTGCACTTTGTTTAGCAAGTTATGCGACAGATGGTGATAATGAATACTTGTTAATAACAACTCATGCAAAGGGAAGTCCGTATACACCACAGTACCATGTCTTAGATGCTTTAAGTGCCTATGATTATTTCTTAAATTAGTTAAAACAAGAATATCATGACTATTATAAGTAGTTATGGTATTCTTTTTTGCATGATGCTCAATATAAAGTAGAGTGTCTTTTTAATGATAAATAAAAACAGGCTAATTAGTGAGTTAGAAAGTAATAGTTTAAACTCGTGATATTTTTGATTGGGATGTATTGAATAACAAAGTAGCATTAAAACTAATGATTGAGAAAGATTGTGAACAGGGGATGATAAAATGAATATAAAAAAACATGCTGCACATGAGCCATTTTCCTGTGAGTTAGCTGGGGCAAACACAGCAGTTATTTTTGTTCACGGTATTTTAGAAGGTCCATTTCAATTTCATGGATTGGCAGCTAAGGTGTTAGATCACGGAATGTCCGCTTTTGGAATTTTACTTCCAGGTCATGGAACAACTGCCGAAGGATTTTCAAAAAGTAATCGTGATCAGTGGGTGAGTTTCTTAGATGAAAAAATTGAACAATTATCTAAGAAATATTTAACTATTATTTTAGTCGGACATTCGATGGGATCTTTATTATCATTGTTAGCGAGTGAGAAACATGACAGTGTCGTAGGCGTAGTTGCGATGGCCACCCCGTTAGCAGTGAAAGTTAGTTTGAAGGGATTTATTTGTTCATTGAAAGTCATGACAGGTCGCTATAGTCCAAATGATGAGTATGTATTAGCAAGCTATCGAGCTTGGAGTATTACAAAAGGAACATGGAGAAATTATCTTCACTGGATTCCAAGATATTTAGATTTGTTTTATTTGATGAATCAAACTAAAAAAAGACTGCCTCATCTGAAGAAGAAGTTATTGTTTATTCATGGTGGATGTGATGAGTTTGTTAGATATAAAACTGTTAAGATTTTAAAAAATAGTTTATCAGGAGCTGATTTTGAAGTGGTAGAGCTTTGTGAGTCTGGTCATTTCTATTATCGTGGGGATGAGCAACAAAAGGTTGAACAAACGATTCTATCTTTTATTGATCAGTTTCAAAAATAAAATCTTTATGAAAAAAACGGCTCTTTGTCAAATAGTGTTGCTGATTAACTTTTTATCTATTACAATGAGTGACTTAAATTGAAATCCTAGTGGTTATGATGCTAGGATTTTTACTTTGGGTTTGGTTAGGTTTTGAGTGATAAGAATTCTTGATTTAAAATGGTAAAAGCTTCGATAGCCAAAGGCGATTCGTTTAATGACTTTAATTTTATTGTTAATGCCTTCAATGGGACCATTGGTGTACGAAGTGGTCAGTGTGTTTTCAATATAAGATTGATACGTTTTAAAGGTTTGAAAAGCGGTTTGGAATTCAGGAGAAATCAGAGGGTGTTTGGCTTGAAGTAAGTGATGGAATCGCTCTAAGTTTTTGGTTTGAAGAGCGAAAAGTAAGTCTTGATAGAGATCATAGGTTGCTTTTAATTCAGGAGATAAATTAAGTAAAAAGTTTAGGATATCGATCTCACGCATCGGTTGTTTAAAACAGTAAACGGAACGATAAGTCGTGGTGTTAAGTAAGGTGTGAGACTTTAAAAATAATCGCCAGTAACGTTTAAATTTGCGACTGTGTTTCTTAAACTGTTTCATGAATCGAATTCTTGTTTTATTTAACGCACGAGAAATATGTTGAACGAGATGGAATGGATCGAGGACAATTTTGGCCTGAGGAAAAAGCTCCTTAATTAAGCTGATATAAGGGGCGTACATATCAATGACAATATGTTTGACACGAGAACGTGCTTCTTGGGTATATCGTTTAAAATAGGTTTGAAGGGAACTTAAACGTCGATCTTCAATGATATCAATGATTTGTTTCGTATCGGCATCGCAAAAGATAAAGGACATATGCCCCTGGGCAGATTTAACGGATTTAAACTCATCAAAACAAAGGTTTTCAGGCAAAAAATTAAAGTTTAAGTTTTGTGACTCATAAAAGCTATGGATGATGCGATTCACAGTTGAATGAGAGACTTGATGACGACGGGCAATATCTGACTCCGAGATTTTATTTTGTGCTTCTAACGCAATGGCATGTTTGGTGTTGTAAGAAATGAAGCAGTTCTTTTCAACAATCGATGTTTTTAGAGTGAAGGTAGATTGGCAATGCCCACAGTAGTAACGTTGTTTCTTTAAATCTAAATAAGTATCATGGAGTGAAACTTTAGGAATGACAATTCGAGAGGTTTTAAACCCATGTTTTTTGAACTTTGAATCAAATAGTGTCCCACAGTGTTCGCAATGAGTGGGTTGATAAGATAAAATGCCTTTAAAAATGAAGCTAGTCACACCATGAATCTTCACCTCTTCAAAATAATCTTCTTCAAAGGTGATCTGTTTGTCTTTAATATTTAAGAGTTTTCTAGTAAAATAGGAGTGAGACATCCAATCCATCCTTTCTATTGTTTTTTAGCCGATAACATTGTAACAGGACGGAGACGGGATGTCTCTTTTTTTATGCCATAAAAAGAGGCGTTGTTTCATCAGCAACACCAAATATTATAGAACCAAAAAAACGTAGTCGGTTAGACTACGTTTTTATTTCATTCCTATTACGCTAAATAAGCTATAAGGATGGTTTTTATTTTCGATTGGTTTATAACTTGAGTAAAACTTACGACCAGTCACTTCTTTTAAACCGGCTTCCTTTAAGGCTGCTACCATTTCGTTAATTGTAAATCCATGGTGTCCATCAAATTCTAAATGATGACGATGAAATTCTCCACTATCAGGTAATAAATCAACAATGATTAGTTTCCCATTATTTTTTAAATAGCTAACTAGTTTTTTGATGACTGCTTTGAAGTCCTTAATATGATGCATGACCATTGAACTGTAAATGACATCAAATTGACGATCAATATCTGACTCTAAAATATCACCCGTATACGTTTGAAGATGAGAGAGATGGCGATCACGAAGTTTTTGTTCAAGCTCTTTAATATTCTCTGCGGAGCTATCCACAAGTAATCCTTCTGATATTTTGTTCTTTAGGTTTAAGGAGATTAGACCCGTTTTGCATCCAAATTCCATCACTTCAAGTGGACCATGACCCATGTAACTTTCAATTTCAATACTTACCGCATGAGCGCGTTTTACACGGATGTCTTCATCCTCTGTTAAGATTAATTGGTTGAAATCCAAACTCATCACTCCCTTTCAAAAGCATTTAGAATTTATTAATAATATTATTATTCTATCATATTTTAAATGATTTTTCAGTTTTTATCGTGTAATACCAATCTACATTAAATGACAATATTTTTGGAATTGAACTACTTTGAAACTGG of the Turicibacter sp. TJ11 genome contains:
- a CDS encoding carboxylesterase gives rise to the protein MNIKKHAAHEPFSCELAGANTAVIFVHGILEGPFQFHGLAAKVLDHGMSAFGILLPGHGTTAEGFSKSNRDQWVSFLDEKIEQLSKKYLTIILVGHSMGSLLSLLASEKHDSVVGVVAMATPLAVKVSLKGFICSLKVMTGRYSPNDEYVLASYRAWSITKGTWRNYLHWIPRYLDLFYLMNQTKKRLPHLKKKLLFIHGGCDEFVRYKTVKILKNSLSGADFEVVELCESGHFYYRGDEQQKVEQTILSFIDQFQK
- a CDS encoding ISL3 family transposase, producing the protein MSHSYFTRKLLNIKDKQITFEEDYFEEVKIHGVTSFIFKGILSYQPTHCEHCGTLFDSKFKKHGFKTSRIVIPKVSLHDTYLDLKKQRYYCGHCQSTFTLKTSIVEKNCFISYNTKHAIALEAQNKISESDIARRHQVSHSTVNRIIHSFYESQNLNFNFLPENLCFDEFKSVKSAQGHMSFIFCDADTKQIIDIIEDRRLSSLQTYFKRYTQEARSRVKHIVIDMYAPYISLIKELFPQAKIVLDPFHLVQHISRALNKTRIRFMKQFKKHSRKFKRYWRLFLKSHTLLNTTTYRSVYCFKQPMREIDILNFLLNLSPELKATYDLYQDLLFALQTKNLERFHHLLQAKHPLISPEFQTAFQTFKTYQSYIENTLTTSYTNGPIEGINNKIKVIKRIAFGYRSFYHFKSRILITQNLTKPKVKILAS
- a CDS encoding D-alanyl-D-alanine carboxypeptidase family protein, whose translation is MFKLKTSKQVMMSALLMLSFLMPINVQATVNNESFSNHYDQFYSCHREELSFTLFYGYGFKTNQVLTESDVDLDLMSDYALLVNLTTNEVIYEKNAYERTYPASLTKMMTVLVGIEHMKDEEIIIDVDYQALAAEGAAIAGFSNGEVVSYKDLLYGTMLPSGADAALMLAKVVAGSEEGFVALMNEKAKQLGMKDTHFTNVVGLHDDEHYSTAWDLAMLEKAALHNEMFREIFSAKSYTTDSANDLTFTSRMFDRMASPIFDGGEVLGGKTGYTEEAALCLASYATDGDNEYLLITTHAKGSPYTPQYHVLDALSAYDYFLN
- a CDS encoding class I SAM-dependent methyltransferase; the protein is MDFNQLILTEDEDIRVKRAHAVSIEIESYMGHGPLEVMEFGCKTGLISLNLKNKISEGLLVDSSAENIKELEQKLRDRHLSHLQTYTGDILESDIDRQFDVIYSSMVMHHIKDFKAVIKKLVSYLKNNGKLIIVDLLPDSGEFHRHHLEFDGHHGFTINEMVAALKEAGLKEVTGRKFYSSYKPIENKNHPYSLFSVIGMK
- a CDS encoding Tex family protein, with protein sequence MEQQFMNKLYQQIAKQLNITTNQINAVLKLLEEGSTVPFIARYRKEVTGALDEEQIREISKTYEYGVNLQQRKDDVIRLIDEKGMLTPELKNQILKAEKLTEIEDLYRPFKEKKKTRATMAKAKGLEPLAQYLLTYPTESLESEVSKYINDEVLSVDEALQGARDIIAETIADNADYRKWIREYMTKKGEIQSKVRDESLDERKVYEQYYEYSEPISRIVPHRVLAMNRGESEKILRISILDDAEGVHRYLIKQVICVHEVTEATKQVKLAIEDAYKRLIKPSIEREIRAHLKEIAENQAIHIFSENVRQLLLQPPMKGKVVLGVDPAFRTGCKLAVVDETGKVLDIDVIYPHEKSKGSTADPKLVAAARAKVIDKINQYQVEIVSIGNGTASRETESFIVDVLKEIKHPIYYIITNEAGASVYSASELARKEFPDLQVEERSAVSIARRLQDPLAELVKIDPKSIGVGQYQHDVTQSKLNDSLNFVVETTVNQVGVNVNTASPALLKYVAGLSTTIANNIVKHRDEVGKFTKREELKKVARLGAKTYEQAIGFLRIIDGVNPLDKTGIHPESYQVAEQVLETLGFNKDDLGTPELKSAIEKVNRENLVQSLGVGEHTLNDILDAFIAPNRDPRDDIEAPLLRSDVLKLEDLKPGMELQGTVRNVVDFGVFVDCGVKEDGLVHLSKMRKQFVKHPMDVVSVGDIVKVWVDSVDLQRKRLALTMIAPEAK
- a CDS encoding Cof-type HAD-IIB family hydrolase produces the protein MEIKVAFFDVDGTIVDNHSTRDQLSDMDLVPASTIEAIRLLKENGITPFIATGRSPFMIEDLLDGLGIDSYICTNGQYAVMNREVMYEAPYSSELLDKIVTVAKKYHVPLLWMPTHHYVLSGENQEVLLEALDNMNLPYPIIETDLEKPDYKIYQMVAGVTKEEEHIFESIEEVRVVRWQPNGIDLLPKVGSKATAIEVILNKLGLKPENAIAFGDGLNDIEMLQKVGCGVAMGNAHEELKKHANYVAKPVYEDGIYKACKELGLI
- a CDS encoding SdpI family protein, whose protein sequence is MQEFSIFIAPLLFMFLGIVTYLESDLPHRRLGYHLLSVKQTIETWKVANKFAAKLLLIVGGILLVVGVFLNSYFRMLATWELVIINLVEIVIMGLLVVGLTEWRVKISFDKEGNRK
- a CDS encoding MarR family winged helix-turn-helix transcriptional regulator gives rise to the protein MDRSRKVINDLLTDVFNQILILEERNLTENDAVDVTMTEIHVIEAIRKCEPATMGTVSKRLMITMGTLTTSVNRLVEKGYVTRKRDVNDRRVVLLDLTEKGQKVFEIHEQFHEELVNAALKDLEFREDLVLALESICRFFKKLQEKHQ
- the acpP gene encoding acyl carrier protein; translation: MVFDRVKEIIVDELGVDEEKVTIESTLEDLGADSLDAVELIMALEEEYDLEIAEEDAKSMKSVKNIVEYIEAQQ
- a CDS encoding HAD family phosphatase, with amino-acid sequence MKKAIIFDMDGLLIDSERVTFEEYCLKLKQLNYEFNEDIYRRCLGKNKTGIYQVLLDHFGDSFPIDSVWDDVHVSLDHRLQQEVPLKKGIIELLTFLKERGYKTIVATSSSRQRADMILKAANLHHYFDDTICGDEVTCGKPNPEIFLTACEKLGVDPCEALVLEDSEAGIMAAHAGNIDVICVPDMKYPEEEFVLKTTKVVDSLLDVIDHLK